From Methanobrevibacter ruminantium:
TTAAATCCTTCCAAATCCAAATCCATGTGTTTAGTGTACAATTCATTGTCCTTTACATCTACACTTACAATGATTCTTTCCTTCGGATACTTTTCAAAGATCTTTTCAAGCTCTTCAATTGATTCTAAAGTTTCAGTAGCTACAATGATTTTATAAGCGAAATCTAGCATGAACTCAAAGGTTTCAAGATTATCTACACCTACATCCACAATAACAGGCAAAATGGTATTGACTTCCTTTATCTTATAAATATTATGATTTCCGTTTCTTTCAATGAGGTCCAAATCAGCTATATACATCTCTTTTGCATTAGCCCTTTTCAATGAGTTGGCTATTTCCACAGGGTCAGATGAAGATGCATAAATGGTTTGCAAAGGAGTGTAAGTGTCTCTATTGCCGCTTTTACCAGATACTGCAACAGAATTCATTAAATCTAAAACAGGAATAATCTCTAACATGTTTTCACCATATTACCATTATTTTTGATAATTATAAGTTATTCATCTAATTTTATAAATATTTCGTTAGCCAATTCCTTGTCTACAGCAAGCTGGGTGTTTCCTAATTGGAAGACATAATTAGGGAATTTTTGGATTAAGCAAATTCTAGACCCTGGAATAAGACCTAAATTCATGATTTTTCTTAATTTACGGGCGTCTTCTGTTTTAATGTGTGAAACTTCACCTGATTCTCCA
This genomic window contains:
- a CDS encoding HisA/HisF family protein, whose amino-acid sequence is MLEIIPVLDLMNSVAVSGKSGNRDTYTPLQTIYASSSDPVEIANSLKRANAKEMYIADLDLIERNGNHNIYKIKEVNTILPVIVDVGVDNLETFEFMLDFAYKIIVATETLESIEELEKIFEKYPKERIIVSVDVKDNELYTKHMDLDLEGFKEILRRIDPNEIILLDISSVGTEAGFNKELLDKFEEFKDKIILGGGITKDEIPLINELGIKKALVGTALHKGEINISNF